The Macrobrachium nipponense isolate FS-2020 chromosome 27, ASM1510439v2, whole genome shotgun sequence genome includes a region encoding these proteins:
- the LOC135200712 gene encoding cylicin-1-like — protein MLQSLHRWLIHGASVICNFNLPIGILSEETQEAKDKEFNKFRESFTIKTSRIKTNEDLMRRLLCPSDLLDALKDASEDTSKDPLKDASKEVFKDTSKDALKDALKDASKDASKDALKDTSKDASKEALKDTSKVALKDASKDALKDASKDALKDTSKDDLKDASKDASEDTLKDASEDTLKDAWKDNSDASKDALKHTSKHDTSKDALKDASKDALKDTSKDASKDALKDASKDALKDTSKDASKDALKGCLGGYIEGCLNDTSKDALKDASKDALKDTSKYTLKYASVDTLKDPRKDDSDVSKDALKRASMHALEDALKDTSKDTLKDASKDTFEGCLEGYLEMYLEDASKDISKVEEYHEGYLEGYFQGLRMP, from the exons ATGCTCCAAAGCTTGCATCGGTGGTTAATTCATGGTGCTTCAGTGATATGCAACTTCAATCTACCAATTGGCATATTATCTGAGGAGACACAAGAAGCAAAGGATAAAGAATTCAATAAGTTTAGGGAATCTTTCACAATAAAAACATCacgaataaagacaaatgaagattTAATGAGGAGATTACTTTGTCCATCTGATCTCTTG GATGCCCTGAAGGATGCCTCGGAGGATACTTCAAAGGATCCCTTGAAGGATGCCTCGAAAGAAGTCTTCAAGGATACTTCAAAGGATGCCTTGAAGGATGCTTTAAAGGATGCCTCGAAGGATGCTTCAAAGGATGCCTTGAAGGATACTTCAAAGGATGCCTCGAAAGAAGCCTTGAAGGATACTTCAAAGGTTGCCTTGAAGGATGCCTCAAAGGATGCTTTAAAGGATGCCTCGAAGGATGCCTTGAAGGATACTTCAAAGGATGACTTGAAGGATGCCTCGAAGGATGCCTCAGAGGATACCTTGAAGGATGCCTCAGAGGATACCTTGAAGGATGCCTGGAAGGATAATTCGGATGCATCAAAGGATGCCTTGAAGCATACTTCAAAGCAT GATACTTCAAAGGATGCCTTGAAGGATGCTTCAAAAGATGCCTTGAAGGATACTTCAAAGGATGCCTCGAAGGATGCCTTGAAGGATGCTTCAAAAGATGCCTTGAAGGATACTTCAAAGGATGCCTCGAAGGATGCCTTGAAGG GATGCCTCGGAGGATACATTGAAGGATGCCTTAATGATACTTCAAAGGATGCCTTGAAGGATGCTTCAAAAGATGCCTTGAAGGATACTTCAAAGTATACCTTGAAGTATGCCTCGGTGGATACCTTGAAGGATCCCCGGAAGGATGATTCGGATGTCTCGAAGGATGCCTTGAAGCGTGCTTCAATGCATGCCTTGGAGGATGCCTTGAAGGATACTTCAAAGGATACCTTGAAGGATGCCTCGAAGGATACCTTTGAAGGGTGTCTTGAAGGATACCTTGAAATGTACCTTGAAGATGCCTCGAAGGATATTTCAAAGGTAGAAGAATACCATGAAGGATACCTCGAAGGATACTTCCAAGGATTAAGGATGCCTTGA